The following coding sequences are from one Arachis hypogaea cultivar Tifrunner chromosome 7, arahy.Tifrunner.gnm2.J5K5, whole genome shotgun sequence window:
- the LOC112704154 gene encoding zinc finger protein 11-like, with protein sequence MNNRFNNKNHPIIKDPSSSSSSRSYANGEDYMMMSGFPWPPRSYSCSFCRKEFKSAQALGGHMNVHRRDRARLRHQSPPPLSTNLHHQVPNLNLNLNPIIITTTTTTTSTSNPNLSSYKKPSTTTLPLFLMDGVLLSPLSTKPNNILDQVEGYDGNFARREDEEGCKILKKGEILRVDLEIGLPIPSTTTTTTKKVDYDLDLELRLGTCS encoded by the coding sequence ATGaataataggttcaacaacaagAATCATCCAATAATAAAagatccatcatcatcatcatcatcaagaagcTATGCCAACGGTGAAGACTACATGATGATGAGTGGTTTTCCATGGCCACCAAGATCATACTCATGCAGCTTCTGTAGAAAAGAGTTCAAGTCAGCACAAGCACTTGGCGGACACATGAATGTTCATAGAAGAGATAGAGCAAGGTTGAGGCATCAATCACCACCTCCATTATCAACTAATCTTCATCATCAAGTTCCTAATCTCAACCTTAATCTTAAccctattattattactactactactactactactagtaCCTCTAACCCTAACTTGTCATCATACAAAAAACCTTCCACTACTACATTGCCCTTGTTTCTTATGGATGGTGTTTTACTTAGCCCTTTGAGCACAAAACCCAACAACATTCTGGATCAAGTTGAAGGATATGATGGTAATTTCGcaagaagagaagatgaagaagggtgCAAGATCTTGAAGAAAGGTGAGATTCTGAGAGTGGATTTGGAGATAGGGTTGCCTATTccttctactactactactactactaaaaaAGTTGATTATGATTTGGATCTTGAGCTTCGTTTGGGTACTTGCTCTTAA